A single Vulcanisaeta distributa DSM 14429 DNA region contains:
- the cas2 gene encoding CRISPR-associated endonuclease Cas2 encodes MYVLVSYDISDDRRRLEIMNKLKSMGYVRVQRSLYIARGGNALAKDTARALTRLMNREDSVVILIIDGQTLNNAIKLGTANLAIPNEPTVI; translated from the coding sequence ATGTATGTGCTGGTATCATACGACATAAGCGACGATAGGAGGAGACTCGAGATAATGAACAAACTAAAGTCAATGGGCTACGTAAGGGTACAAAGAAGCCTATACATAGCAAGGGGCGGCAACGCCCTAGCCAAAGACACCGCCAGGGCACTAACAAGACTCATGAACAGGGAGGACTCCGTGGTAATACTAATCATTGATGGGCAAACCCTGAATAATGCAATAAAATTGGGCACGGCAAACCTAGCAATACCAAACGAACCAACGGTGATATGA
- the cas1 gene encoding CRISPR-associated endonuclease Cas1, translated as MANEVFITEPGTRIVARKGSVIIMGRNGNRQVLPPNTEEVIIATSRASITTKAIRILAMKGTNLVILNPLGDPVAIITPPIINKTVITRIRQYELFLNNEARLELARRIITCKIENQARLIRYFAKSRREQSLYDIAYAVSSIATQLMSIETNKLNPEIIESMEAQAANKYWDAVATLLPSQLGFHGRNPEGTDPMNLALNYGYGILYSTMERYLIMAGLDPYLGILHTIKSGKPSLVFDIVEVFRPVAVDKPLITEINDIKLSTVNGFLDYDSRKAIARVILNNMNRDYINPRTGRKASLTEIMKHEAWNLASTIREGNVNEYKCFTWVY; from the coding sequence CAAGGATAGTGGCTAGGAAGGGCTCAGTAATAATCATGGGCAGAAACGGCAACAGGCAGGTGCTACCGCCAAACACGGAGGAGGTGATAATCGCAACATCGAGAGCCTCAATAACCACAAAGGCAATAAGAATACTCGCCATGAAGGGCACAAACCTAGTAATCCTAAACCCACTCGGCGACCCAGTGGCCATAATTACACCACCAATCATAAACAAAACCGTCATAACCAGGATAAGGCAGTACGAATTATTCCTAAACAATGAAGCAAGGCTTGAACTGGCACGCAGGATAATAACATGCAAGATAGAAAACCAGGCAAGACTCATCAGGTACTTCGCCAAGAGCCGCAGGGAGCAATCACTGTATGATATCGCCTACGCAGTATCCTCAATCGCCACACAACTAATGTCCATAGAAACAAACAAACTAAACCCAGAAATCATAGAAAGCATGGAAGCCCAGGCAGCCAATAAGTACTGGGACGCAGTGGCAACACTACTACCAAGCCAATTGGGATTCCACGGCAGAAACCCAGAGGGCACAGACCCAATGAACCTAGCCCTAAACTACGGCTACGGAATACTCTACTCAACAATGGAAAGATACCTAATAATGGCGGGGCTCGACCCATACCTAGGCATACTCCACACAATAAAGAGCGGAAAACCATCACTAGTCTTCGACATAGTCGAGGTATTCAGACCCGTGGCCGTAGACAAACCATTAATAACTGAAATAAACGACATCAAGCTAAGCACGGTGAATGGATTCCTCGACTACGACTCAAGGAAAGCAATAGCCAGGGTAATACTCAACAACATGAACAGGGACTACATAAACCCAAGGACAGGCAGAAAAGCATCACTAACCGAAATAATGAAACACGAAGCCTGGAACCTAGCATCAACAATCAGGGAAGGCAACGTGAACGAGTATAAGTGCTTCACATGGGTGTACTGA